The Gemmatimonadales bacterium genomic interval TCTGTTGGCTGGCACGCACGCACTGGTGGCGGACTTCGGGATCGCGCGGGCGCTGGGCGCGGGGGACGAGAAGCTCACCGAGACGGGGCTGGCCGTGGGCACACCGGCCTACATGAGCCCGGAGCAGGCGAGCGGCCAGCGCGATCTCGACCAGCGGACCGACATCTACTCCCTCGGCGTGGTGCTCTACGAGATGCTGGCGGGGGAGACGCCGTTCGCGGCCCCCACCGCGCAAGCCATGATCGCGCGGCGGTTCATGGAGACGCCAAGGCCGGTGCGGCTGCTGCGCGAGACAGTGCCGGAGCAGGTGGAGCAGGCGCTCCAGCGGGCGCTGGCGCGGACAGCGGCAGATCGGTTCGCCACGGCGGCCGAGCTCGCGCGCGCACTCGAGCCCGGGACCCGGCCGCTCGCCTCCGTGACGACAGGCGCCCCACCCATCCCACCACCGGCAACGTCCGCCACGGCCCCCGCGCGTTCGCCGCGCCGGGTCAACGCGGCCGTCACCTTCGTGCTTGGCCTCCTGGTCACCGCGACGATGGGGATGCTCGTCTGGCAACGGGCCCACCGGAGCGTTGAGGACACGGGCAAGGGTCCCAAGTTCGTCGCCGTTCTGCCGTTCGAGAATCTGGGCAGTCCCGACGAGGAGTATTTCGCGGACGGGGTGACCGATGCGGTTCGCGGCAAGCTCACGGGGCTGCCCGGCCTAGAGGTCATCGCGTCCAACAGCTCCAGCCAGTACAAGCATGCCAGCAAGACGCCGCAGCAGATCGGACAGGAGCTGGGGGTGCAGTATCTCGTCGTGGGCAAGGTTCGGTGGGAGAAGCGCGATGGGACGAACCGGGTGCAGGTGAGCCCGGAGCTTATCCAGGTCTCGACCGGCACGGCCCGGTGGCAGCAGCCGTTCAACGCGGCGATCACGGACGTGTTCCAGGTCCAGGCCGACATCGCCGGCAATGTCGCGGAGGCGCTCAATGTGGCGCTCGGTGCCGGCGAGCGGCAGGCACTGGCCCAGAAGCCGACGCAGAGCATCGCGGCGTATGACGCGTTCTTGAAGGGCGAAGAGGCGTCCGCGAGGTTGGGCGAATCGGATCCAGGCAAGCTGCGGCAGGCGATCGGTTACTACGAGCGGGCAGTGGCGCTCGACTCCGGGTTCGTCGGGGCCTGGGCGGAGCTCTCGCGGGCGCACTCGGCCCTGTACTACAACGGATCGGGCAATGGCGGAGATGCCGGCGCGGCGCTGGCGGGGGCACAACGCGCCGCTGCCGTCGGACCGGACGCCGGCGAGACGCATCTCGCGCTGGGTGACTATTACAACCTGGTGGTCGGTGACTTCGCTCGGGCACTGGAGCAGTACGCGGGCGGCCTGCAACGCACACCCGCCAACTCCGACCTGCTGGCCGGCAGCGCGATCGTCGAGCAGAGCCTCGGACGAATGGACTCCGCGCTGGCGCTCTTTCAGCGTGCCGCGACCCTGGATCCGAGGTCGGTGTTTCCGATTCGCCGGATGGCCCGCGCGCTGCTCTGGCTCAGGCGATATCCGGAGGCGCAGGAGGCGACCGAACGGGGGCTCGCCATCGCGCCGGACAATCTGAGCCTGCTGCAGAACCGAGCCATGGTGGCCCTGGCTCAGGGGGACCTTGCCGGAGCCCGCGCCAGTCTGCAGAACGCCAAAGGCGTGGACCCGATTGGGCTCGTCGCCTTCATGGCCAACTACTGGGACACGTACTGGGCCCTAAGCGAGTCGCAGCAGGACCTGCTGCTCCGGTTGACCCCCGCGCCGTTCGACGACAACCGCGGGGCCTGGGGCCTGACGCTGGCCGGAACGTATAGGCTCCGCGGCCAGGAAGCTCGCATGCGAGCATACGCCGACACCGCCCGGCGAGCCTTCGAGGAGGCGCTGAAGCTCACGCCTGACGATGCGCAGAGCCATCCGCTGCTCGGTGTCGCCCTGGCCTACCTGGGACGCAAAGCGGAGGCGATCAGGGAGGGTGAGCGGGGAGTGGCGCAGGCCCCGATCTCCAAGGACGCGTACGGCGGACCGTACAATCAGCTCCAGCTGGTGCGGATCTACATCCTCGTGGACGAGCCCGAGAAGGCGCTCGACCTGCTCGAGCCGCTGCTCCGGATCCCGTTCTATCTCTCGCCGGGGTGGCTCAAGATCGATCCGACATTCGACCCGCTGCGGAAGAATCCGCGGTTCATGAAGCTGGTGGCGGGGACCGCGTAGGGTGATGAGCCAGCCGCACGCCGAGCACTTCGACTCGGCGTGCGGCCACTCGTCAGCGCCGGCTTCCGGCCGTCTCTCCCTCGAACGCCCGCTCGAGCTCGGCGATGTCGAGCTTCTTCATCTGCAGCAGCGCCTGCATCGCCCGCCCCGCCTTCTCCTTATTCGGGTCGCTCATCATCTCCGCCAGTACGGTGGGCACCACCTGCCAGGATAGCCCGTACTTGTCCTTGAGCCAGCCGCACTGCTGGGAGTTCTTGTCGCCGCCCTGGGAGAGCTTGTTCCAGTAGTGATCGATCTCCTCCTGGGTCCGGCACATGATCTGGAAGGAGACGGCTTCGGTGAACTTGAAGATGGGGCCGCCGTTGAGGGCGGTGAACGGCTGGCCGTTGAGCTCGAACTCGACGGTCATCACGGTGCCGGGGGCCTGCCCGTGCACTTCACGGCCAACCTCCCCGTAGCGGGAGATCTTGCCGATTTTGGAGTTCTTGAAGATGCCGGTGTAGTAGCGGGCGGCCTCTTCGGCCTGGTTGTCGAACCAGAGGCACGGGGTGATCGGTTGGGGTGCAGCCATGATCTCGCTCCTTAGTACGTGTCAAGAACGCACCCGGCACGGGGCCGGCGGATTTCACAATTCACCACACCAAACTCTCACCAGAAGACCTTCAAGGAAAGCCCACTTTCAAGGCAGTTAGACGTCTAGGCTGAGCGGGCAGGCACGCTGTAGCTTTACACCGGCGATCCGTTCCTCCCCAATGGAGAACTCCATGATAGACCGCATGGCGGGTGCAGCGCTCCTCGTCCTGGCTCTCGCGTGCCGGCCAGGAAATACCGCGTCCGCACCCGAGCCCGCCGCCACGCCGGTTGGTGCCGTCGCCCTGGTTGGCGGCACGCTGGTCAATCCGGGCGCTCCGCCGATTCCAAACGCCACAGTGGTCCTGCAGGGCGACCGAATCTCATGCGCCGGACCGACAGCGGAGTGTGCGCCTCCCAAGGGCTCGACCAAGCTCTCGGTTCAGGGCACGTACGTGGGCCCAGGCCTGATCGACGCCCACGTGCACTACTCCCAGACCGGCTGGGTGGACGGGAGACCCGACGCGATCGACCTGCGCTCGCAGTATCCCTACGACTCGGTGGTTCGCGACCTGGCGTCTCACCCGGAGCGGTTCCACCGCTCCAACCTCTGCAGCGGTGTCACCAGCGTGTTCGA includes:
- a CDS encoding protein kinase — protein: MAEPVRGLVESLRDRYAIERELGRGGMATVYLARDLRHDRPVALKVLHADLSASLGPERFLREIRLAARLQHPHILTVLDSGEVAVPGAPPLLWFTMPFVRGESLRDRLTREKQLPVEDALRITREAADALAYAHEEGIIHRDIKPENILLAGTHALVADFGIARALGAGDEKLTETGLAVGTPAYMSPEQASGQRDLDQRTDIYSLGVVLYEMLAGETPFAAPTAQAMIARRFMETPRPVRLLRETVPEQVEQALQRALARTAADRFATAAELARALEPGTRPLASVTTGAPPIPPPATSATAPARSPRRVNAAVTFVLGLLVTATMGMLVWQRAHRSVEDTGKGPKFVAVLPFENLGSPDEEYFADGVTDAVRGKLTGLPGLEVIASNSSSQYKHASKTPQQIGQELGVQYLVVGKVRWEKRDGTNRVQVSPELIQVSTGTARWQQPFNAAITDVFQVQADIAGNVAEALNVALGAGERQALAQKPTQSIAAYDAFLKGEEASARLGESDPGKLRQAIGYYERAVALDSGFVGAWAELSRAHSALYYNGSGNGGDAGAALAGAQRAAAVGPDAGETHLALGDYYNLVVGDFARALEQYAGGLQRTPANSDLLAGSAIVEQSLGRMDSALALFQRAATLDPRSVFPIRRMARALLWLRRYPEAQEATERGLAIAPDNLSLLQNRAMVALAQGDLAGARASLQNAKGVDPIGLVAFMANYWDTYWALSESQQDLLLRLTPAPFDDNRGAWGLTLAGTYRLRGQEARMRAYADTARRAFEEALKLTPDDAQSHPLLGVALAYLGRKAEAIREGERGVAQAPISKDAYGGPYNQLQLVRIYILVDEPEKALDLLEPLLRIPFYLSPGWLKIDPTFDPLRKNPRFMKLVAGTA
- a CDS encoding VOC family protein; the protein is MAAPQPITPCLWFDNQAEEAARYYTGIFKNSKIGKISRYGEVGREVHGQAPGTVMTVEFELNGQPFTALNGGPIFKFTEAVSFQIMCRTQEEIDHYWNKLSQGGDKNSQQCGWLKDKYGLSWQVVPTVLAEMMSDPNKEKAGRAMQALLQMKKLDIAELERAFEGETAGSRR